The nucleotide sequence CGGCCACCTGTGCGATACTATTGTGAGGagtattttgttttgtgcCTTGCGAGAGTGCTGGCGCAGAATTGATACCACCACTTGGACCAAAAAGCATTGGCTTCCACAATAGTTTAGTATAGTCAAGCTTCGCATACGATTTTGCTTCCCATTTGGCGATGACCTCATCTACGAAGGCCCAGTTTACCATAATCgcaaattttgtttcttctccATTTTGTTTCCAATGAAGAGCGTGTAGTTGTTCTAATGCAACAACTACATTGGCCGGGGTCATTCCAGTCATTTTACACAACACGCTAAGCGATACGTTGAGACCACCCAGATCACGATATTTCTGATAGAGTTCTCGTAGCTTGTAAGCAATGGTCACTTTCCAATAATTTCGATAACTTAACAATCCTAAATCACTCAATGGCTTTTCCGGGGTCCCAAACTTGAACTCATTCCGTGTTAGCAAATAACTGAAGTCAATAAGTAAATTTCCATATCCCTTTCTTTGGTATATTGGTAGTGTTAGTATACATGAAACATTGTAGTCCAGGttattcaacttttccTTTGAAAAGTAGCCCACAAAGTGATGTTTTGAAGGCGTATTTGGGTCCCTCTCTGTTAAAACGTAGAAGACAAAAGGTTCCACATCATAGTACAACGTTTTTGAGTTTAAGAATAATTTTGCTAAAAGACAAATGTTTTGACAATAATTTATATTCTTCCGTCCGTCAACTTCCCATACAGACACATTTGAATCTCGGTAAATTTCGGTGCCGGGAGGATGATGGTTTGAGAAGTTACAGTTTTTTAAATGATGCCGCCTGTACGAAGTCGGGGAATTCATGTACTTTAGGCAGTATTCACAAATGTACAAGGTTTCGCACTGTGAGTATTCCTCAGGATATGGAGCAATATACCAGGTTTCTATTTCGTGATCTCTAAacattatttttttgatttttgatttattcaaGGCGACGGATGACGGAGTCGACTCTTTTATCACCTCACTCGACGTGTGGAGAGGTATTTCACCACTATTAATTTGTGAGTTCTCAGAGTTTGCTCTATTGCGTAACTTTATACCCTCGATTCGGAACCTTTCAAACTTTGCTCTTTCCTCCTTTGTAGGGTCTGTGTCATTTATTATACAGTCAGGGTACCCAAGTACCCCCTTGTACGGTAGCTCTCTCTTTTTCgatttgtatttgatagTCACAAAATAGTGATCTTCATTCTTATTTACATTCACTCTTCGTCGTATTTTCTTCTTCGGCGAATCCTGTACCACCTCGCGAGTTTTCTGAATCATTCTTTTGAGTGAATAATCACTAGCTGGCTTCAACCGGTGACTACGCTTCTCTAGATCATTTGGTGTGATATTCGAGTATACATGATTGTTTGTGATTTTTAGTTGATTTAGTAGATGCAGTACCATGATAAAagcattgttgaatgaagtAATATCAGCAGAAGTAGGTTgttcaatgaaaataattCCTCACTTATCTTTAGAACCTTTATCCGAAACTATGTATTTGTCCACAGACGAAATGAACTTCAACCCAAAGATAAGCTGAAAAtcaatgttgttgtttttctctttttcatcGCACACCAATTTGGGGAGATCGCGCataagaaacaaaaaaagaaaaccaattatcaaaagtGGGTAGCATCGTATCAATCAAGGTCAACCCATTAAATCGTGACCAGTGATTCTTGACAAGATATCATTACGTACATTGATGAGATGTATATTATCATTATCGGGCCAATCCACACATGAAATTTAGAAAAGAACACTTCACAGTGGTAAATACATTCAAATCTGAGTTTGAATCTGTTGAAATTTAGAAGAATTCATCTGATCTCAACATTTCTTTATTTCCGCACATTTTTCAGAATTGAGATAAGAAAGATCTCACATAGCATTGAAGCGTTTGAAAAGTAACTAATGTATTGTCATGCCGTCATTAGATACTCATCCATGTTAAAACGCTCAAGGCAAGCAGTTCAAAAGAAGCCAGCGTTTCTTTTCGTCTCCATCAATTAACGAAAAGAGTTTTTGGCTTATCGCTTGTGATAAAAGAATACACAATGAGATGAATCTTTGTGCACATAtctttgattgaattttaAACAGTCACACGGCTTCAAGTTGTCCCATTGCGGTGGGGGGCTTCTATCTAGCAAAGTCAAGAGAATAAACGTGATTTTTCCAGGTCTTGGAAAACGCAGAGATAAATCGGTATCGGTCGATCTTGATTGTGGTGCTTGTATCTCTTTTATAAGCAACTTCAAAATAAGGTTGGGCTCAACGCAAAGTGCCTATGCAGTTGACACTTCGATTCTGTTACATGTCTGTCTGACGAATTTAATATAAAATAACTCGGCATTGAAGGCCCGATCTCCGAGCCAAGAGCCTCGCACTTATCTATGGCTGACATCATTATTGGAGCTGCTCGATACTCAGTATCCTGCACCGTTACACGTAAGAACAACACGCACCTATAACCCTGCGCCATtaacatcaacaagatgGTGCATGTTGCTAGAAGTTTGGCACAACCAAGTACTAGAGAGCAACAAGACGAAGTAACAGCTGTCCCAATGACAAAGCTTCTGTTTCtcattgaacaagatgatCTACTTATTTTCCTCAAAGAGGTCCACCCTTATAGTTACATTGGGAAGCCATAGTCGCATGAGTGGATATGTTCACgtaatgaatttggaataAAGAACAAAGTCAGTCCTGGCCAGACTTGTGGATAGAGTTGTGGGGATCACACTGAAATTCAGCGATGAAAAGTTAATTCGATTGAGCTCCACACTGGAAACAAACTACAATCATCATTAATGCTACGTAGAGCCATGCGGCTGGTGCTGATGTTTTGAGAGAATTAACAGTCGTTGTAGCTTCTGGGGTAAAGGTAAAACTTTCCTTTTTCGTCAATGCATGTTTACTAAGGCTGTTATAATATCCGACTAGAATATGGTAAACTTTATTTGACATTCTACTGGACCAAAGTTTTTCTTTGAACATCTTGGAGAgattattttctttttgtgCCAAAAAACCGTTTTGTGGCTTAGATTATCACCCACTACCCCACCCGTGCGAAAACACAATAATGCACTCACACGAATGAATTACTTATGAGAAACTGAGTGAAAGAGTTGAAGAGATAAGATGAACAAGCTTTTTGTGGTGGTGAATTGCTTGGCATTCCTTTATAGTGTTGACAATAATCGTGGCTCTGATTCTGTCTCCAGGCTGCAAGTTTCAGTTAACAACGCActtaaaaaataaataatcCGCCAAAACCTCCACCAAAAAGCACCACCAGTACTATCATGAAATACTACTTAAATCGCACCGCGGTTCCACCATATGTTTTTTGAATGCTGTGATTAATCTAAAATTTTCAGCAACACTTCACAGAACAATGtctgatgaagagaaacaacaaataacGCACGATGACTATAATTTTCCACCAGGAACAGTCCATCTTGTTGATATGCATGGAAACTTGGACGTGAAAAAAGGGGATGGTAACATTATCTTGCACCCCCAGCCTACATCTAACATCAACGATCCATTAAGATGGTCCAAATCGAAAAGAAACTTACAATTTGCTTTGCTTTGGTTCTGGGCTTTCATGTTGGCTCTTACTTTGAGTTTTATGGGACCGTTCTTTGCAGATTGGGTTATCGAGTGGAACACAACGTATAACGAATTAGGTGTTGCAGTTGCTCTAGGATTTTTAGGGCTAGGTGTTGGTGTCTGTTTCATTCAACCAACTGGGTTGAAATTGGGAAAGGTATTCGTTTATAATATGGGTACTATACTTGCGATTATTGCATGCGCTATGGGCTCccaatcaaaaaatattgGCTACTTTCATGCATTCAGAATTTTGGCGGGTTTGGCTGCATCCCCTGTTGATACcttggttgaaatttctGCCAACGATTTGTTTTTTCAGCATGAAAGGTCTACTGCATTCAGTTCGTTGATTTTGGCTTTATATGGGGGTACTGATTTAGGTCCGGTGGCTGCGGGATACATTGCAGACAGTTTACATTGGAGTTGGTGTTATTATATCCAAATCATTATTTACATCCCTTTATTAGCgcttcaattcttttggaTGGAGGAAACTACATTTAGACGTTCATCGaatgaggaagaagaattaGAAGAGGAAATTCTTGCccaaatcaaatcacaTGAAACAGGCCAAGTCGCCGATATTGCGTCAAGTGAACAAAAggacaaaattgatgttcTGGTTGAATCTAAatcagatgaagaagatcaaACCAAATTAACCTACTGGCAAAGACACAAATTGTATCACACTGAACACAATGACCAGAGATCTTGGTTGTGCATTTTCATGAGACCATTTTACTTGGTCATGTTTCCTGCTATTGTGTGGAGTGGTATGATCTATGGTTTCCAAATGTTTTGGTTATCTCTTGTTATAAACACCCAATCAGCGATATATTCTGTTGAACCTTATAACTTCAGTGTGAA is from Candida orthopsilosis Co 90-125, chromosome 1 draft sequence and encodes:
- a CDS encoding Sas3 protein (similar to silencing proteins) — encoded protein: MVSHLLNQLKITNNHVYSNITPNDLEKRSHRLKPASDYSLKRMIQKTREVVQDSPKKKIRRRVNVNKNEDHYFVTIKYKSKKRELPYKGVLGYPDCIINDTDPTKEERAKFERFRIEGIKLRNRANSENSQINSGEIPLHTSSEVIKESTPSSVALNKSKIKKIMFRDHEIETWYIAPYPEEYSQCETLYICEYCLKYMNSPTSYRRHHLKNCNFSNHHPPGTEIYRDSNVSVWEVDGRKNINYCQNICLLAKLFLNSKTLYYDVEPFVFYVLTERDPNTPSKHHFVGYFSKEKLNNSDYNVSCILTLPIYQRKGYGNLLIDFSYLLTRNEFKFGTPEKPLSDLGLLSYRNYWKVTIAYKLRELYQKYRDSGGLNVSLSVLCKMTGMTPANVVVALEQLHALHWKQNGEETKFAIMVNWAFVDEVIAKWEAKSYAKLDYTKLLWKPMLFGPSGGINSAPALSQGTKQNTPHNSIAQVAAFLKDDIYNPYSFEEEAWKEVAMCAETSRKRRDFEIEDFLECKPSNTQVKMKPKRRSREDVEVDLEAVADIFEAEETLKSDVEEESSFEDNDFEVEEDEEEEGSDESLDADESLPVNLLESDSDSDSYVEDKDRYASRICSKTRSSSVKRRTINVLEGDNRPRGRGRPKGTFKLPRVKQSIPKPSSKSSRYRK
- a CDS encoding predicted membrane transporter: MSDEEKQQITHDDYNFPPGTVHLVDMHGNLDVKKGDGNIILHPQPTSNINDPLRWSKSKRNLQFALLWFWAFMLALTLSFMGPFFADWVIEWNTTYNELGVAVALGFLGLGVGVCFIQPTGLKLGKVFVYNMGTILAIIACAMGSQSKNIGYFHAFRILAGLAASPVDTLVEISANDLFFQHERSTAFSSLILALYGGTDLGPVAAGYIADSLHWSWCYYIQIIIYIPLLALQFFWMEETTFRRSSNEEEELEEEILAQIKSHETGQVADIASSEQKDKIDVSVESKSDEEDQTKLTYWQRHKLYHTEHNDQRSWLCIFMRPFYLVMFPAIVWSGMIYGFQMFWLSLVINTQSAIYSVEPYNFSVNNVGLTTMGLFIGNVIGMFYGGPFVDWFAIKMAERNNGIMEPEHRLHTMLIPTIFNAAGILAYGLGSYYGMHWAISVVVGQGLMGFAMSSSGAICLVYAVECYEKLASESLVLILFIRNMIGMGFSFAISPWITAEGLMKTTYAMFALSVIVNGSYIFLTWKGKAIRRWSKARYERISVPSYGEVFKRSK